A single Thiohalobacter thiocyanaticus DNA region contains:
- a CDS encoding tyrosine-type recombinase/integrase gives MPLTDTAIRNAKAGDKARKLFDGGGLYLEVAPSGGKWWRLKYRYGGKEKRLSLGVYPDVSLKDARDRRDEARKLLANDIDPSENRKATKAAKVERAANSFEAVAREWYAKHSPNWSANHGDRIIRRLERDIFPWLGGKPVADITAPQLLEVIRRIEQRGALETAHRALGNCGQVFRYAVATGRAERDPTGDLRGALPPVKGTHFASVTEPKKVAEVLRALDGYEGTLPVRCALRLAPLVFVRPGELRHAEWADIDLDAAEWRYTVKKTNTPHIVPLSRQAMDILRELHPLTGNGRYVFPSARNPRGDKPMSDNAILAAMRRMGISKEEMSGHGFRAMARTILDEVLGFRPDFIEHQLAHAVRDPNGRAYNRTAHLRERRKMMQKWADYLDKLKAGAEVIPMNQSA, from the coding sequence ATGCCCCTCACCGATACCGCCATCCGCAACGCCAAAGCCGGCGATAAGGCCCGGAAGCTCTTTGACGGCGGCGGGCTGTATCTGGAAGTTGCCCCCAGCGGGGGCAAGTGGTGGCGGCTGAAGTACCGATATGGGGGCAAGGAGAAGCGGCTCTCCCTGGGTGTCTATCCCGATGTATCCCTGAAGGATGCCCGTGATCGGCGGGACGAGGCGCGCAAGCTGCTGGCCAATGACATCGACCCCAGCGAAAACCGCAAGGCCACCAAGGCCGCGAAGGTGGAGCGAGCGGCCAACAGCTTCGAGGCGGTCGCCCGCGAATGGTACGCCAAGCACTCCCCCAACTGGTCAGCCAATCACGGCGACCGAATCATCCGCCGCCTGGAGCGCGACATCTTCCCGTGGCTCGGCGGCAAGCCCGTCGCCGACATCACCGCCCCGCAACTGCTGGAAGTCATTCGTCGAATTGAGCAGCGCGGCGCCCTGGAAACCGCGCATCGTGCCCTTGGCAATTGTGGCCAGGTGTTCCGCTATGCCGTGGCGACCGGCCGGGCCGAACGTGACCCCACCGGCGATCTGCGCGGCGCGTTGCCACCGGTCAAGGGAACGCATTTCGCCTCCGTCACCGAGCCCAAGAAAGTAGCCGAGGTATTACGCGCTCTGGATGGGTATGAAGGCACCCTCCCCGTGCGCTGCGCCCTGCGCCTTGCGCCGCTGGTGTTCGTCCGCCCCGGCGAACTGCGCCATGCCGAATGGGCCGACATCGATCTGGATGCAGCGGAGTGGCGCTATACGGTGAAGAAGACCAATACACCGCATATCGTCCCCCTCTCCCGCCAGGCCATGGACATCCTCCGCGAGCTGCATCCCCTCACAGGCAACGGCCGATACGTTTTCCCCAGCGCCCGGAATCCCAGGGGCGACAAGCCCATGAGCGATAACGCCATCCTCGCAGCCATGCGACGCATGGGAATCAGCAAGGAAGAAATGAGCGGCCACGGCTTCCGGGCGATGGCGCGTACCATCCTGGATGAAGTACTGGGCTTTCGGCCTGACTTCATCGAGCACCAGCTCGCCCACGCCGTGCGCGATCCGAACGGACGCGCCTACAACCGCACGGCCCACCTACGGGAGCGGCGGAAGATGATGCAGAAGTGGGCGGACTACCTCGACAAGCTGAAAGCCGGCGCCGAAGTCATTCCGATGAATCAGAGCGCCTGA
- the smpB gene encoding SsrA-binding protein SmpB, with protein sequence MAKSKSNKTGSGGSTIALNKKARHDYHIEERFEAGLALEGWEVKSLRAGKVQLTESYVIVKDGEAFLFGCLITPLLTASTHIHPDPTRTRKLLLHREELDKLIGAVERKGYALIPLAMYWKRGRAKLEIGLAKGKKAHDKRAAIKERDWAREKQRIMKSGAR encoded by the coding sequence ATGGCCAAGAGTAAATCCAACAAAACAGGCAGCGGCGGCAGCACCATCGCCCTGAACAAGAAGGCGCGCCACGACTATCACATCGAGGAGCGCTTCGAGGCCGGCCTGGCCCTGGAGGGCTGGGAGGTCAAGAGCCTGCGTGCCGGCAAGGTGCAGCTGACCGAGAGCTATGTCATCGTCAAGGACGGCGAGGCCTTTCTCTTCGGCTGCCTGATCACCCCGCTGCTGACCGCCTCCACCCACATCCATCCGGATCCCACCCGCACCCGCAAGCTGCTGCTGCACCGCGAGGAACTGGACAAGCTGATCGGCGCCGTGGAGCGCAAGGGCTACGCCCTGATACCGCTGGCCATGTACTGGAAGCGCGGCCGGGCCAAGCTGGAGATCGGCCTGGCCAAGGGCAAGAAGGCCCACGACAAGCGCGCCGCCATCAAGGAGCGCGACTGGGCCCGGGAGAAGCAGCGGATCATGAAATCCGGTGCCAGGTAA
- a CDS encoding sodium-dependent transporter, whose amino-acid sequence MPARRTSIHGEWSSRLAFILAATGSAVGLGNIWRFPYVTGESGGGAFVILYLVCVAAIGLPVMMAEIMLGRRGRQSPINTMRTLAREEGRSPAWQYVGWLGMAAGFLILSFYSVIAGWTLAYALRTVSGVFNGATAEGVAAIFEEFISDPERLLAWHTIFMVMTTIVVSRGVKSGLEQAVRYLMPALFVLLVVMVGYAMNTGQFEQAVNYLFTPDFSKITSGVVLNAMGQAFFSLSLGMGAIMIYGSYLSHTASIPRTAAIIALMDTLVAILAGLAIFPLVFEYGLAPSAGPGLIFQTLPIAFGQMPGGALVGFLFFVLLVFAAWTSAISLVEPVVAWLVENRGMQRVKAAALTGLMAWLCGILALLSLNLWSGDARFTFFDKGFLDLFDWVTSNVMLPLGGLLISVFAAWIMTRESSRGELGLANGMGYTLWRVLVRYVTPVAIGLILLNKTGILTP is encoded by the coding sequence ATGCCTGCACGCCGTACGTCGATCCACGGAGAGTGGTCATCGCGCCTGGCCTTCATTCTGGCCGCGACCGGTTCGGCAGTGGGACTGGGCAACATCTGGCGCTTCCCCTACGTGACCGGCGAGAGCGGCGGCGGTGCCTTCGTGATCCTCTATCTGGTCTGCGTGGCCGCCATCGGCCTGCCGGTGATGATGGCCGAAATCATGCTGGGCCGGCGCGGCCGCCAGAGCCCGATCAACACCATGCGTACCCTGGCCCGGGAAGAGGGGCGCAGCCCGGCCTGGCAGTACGTGGGCTGGCTGGGCATGGCGGCGGGTTTCCTGATCCTGTCCTTCTACAGCGTGATCGCCGGCTGGACTCTGGCCTATGCGCTGCGCACCGTCAGCGGCGTGTTCAACGGGGCGACCGCGGAGGGTGTGGCGGCCATCTTCGAAGAATTCATCAGCGATCCCGAGCGGCTGCTGGCCTGGCATACCATCTTCATGGTGATGACCACCATCGTGGTCTCGCGCGGGGTGAAAAGCGGCCTGGAGCAGGCGGTGCGCTACCTGATGCCGGCGCTGTTCGTGCTGCTGGTGGTGATGGTCGGCTATGCCATGAACACCGGCCAGTTCGAGCAGGCGGTGAACTACCTGTTCACGCCCGATTTCAGCAAGATCACCAGCGGCGTGGTACTGAACGCCATGGGCCAGGCCTTCTTCAGCCTCAGCCTGGGCATGGGCGCGATCATGATCTACGGCTCCTACCTCTCGCACACAGCCTCCATCCCGCGCACGGCGGCCATCATTGCCCTGATGGACACCCTGGTGGCGATCCTGGCCGGGCTGGCCATCTTCCCGCTGGTGTTCGAGTACGGACTCGCGCCCTCGGCCGGGCCGGGGCTGATCTTCCAGACCCTGCCCATCGCCTTCGGCCAGATGCCGGGCGGAGCGCTGGTCGGTTTCCTGTTCTTCGTGCTGCTGGTGTTCGCGGCCTGGACCTCGGCCATCTCCCTGGTCGAGCCGGTGGTGGCCTGGCTGGTGGAGAACCGCGGCATGCAGCGGGTCAAGGCCGCGGCGCTGACCGGACTGATGGCCTGGCTGTGCGGCATCCTGGCGCTGCTGTCACTCAACCTGTGGTCGGGCGATGCGCGCTTCACCTTCTTCGACAAGGGCTTCCTGGATCTGTTCGACTGGGTGACCTCCAATGTGATGCTGCCATTGGGCGGGCTGCTGATCTCGGTGTTCGCGGCCTGGATCATGACCCGCGAGTCCAGCCGCGGCGAACTGGGTCTGGCCAACGGCATGGGCTATACCCTGTGGCGGGTGCTGGTGCGCTATGTCACACCGGTGGCGATCGGACTGATTCTGCTGAACAAAACAGGTATCCTTACACCCTGA
- a CDS encoding type II toxin-antitoxin system RatA family toxin, which translates to MTTSIQRSALVPYTPAEMFALVSDIDTYADFLPWCSASRVLERPDEDQLKARVEISKGGLHKAFTTHNRHQQDKCIEMRLVEGPFKRLEGFWQFDPMGETACKVSLDLEFEFANRMLSMMVGPVFNQIANTLVDAFHERARQVYGKR; encoded by the coding sequence ATGACAACCTCCATTCAACGCAGTGCCCTGGTGCCCTATACCCCGGCCGAGATGTTCGCCCTGGTCAGCGATATCGACACCTATGCCGATTTCCTGCCCTGGTGCAGCGCCTCGCGGGTGCTGGAGCGTCCGGACGAGGACCAGCTCAAGGCCCGGGTCGAGATCAGCAAAGGCGGCCTCCACAAGGCCTTCACCACCCATAACCGCCACCAGCAGGACAAGTGCATCGAGATGCGGCTGGTGGAGGGCCCGTTCAAGCGTCTGGAGGGGTTCTGGCAGTTCGACCCCATGGGTGAGACCGCCTGCAAGGTGTCGCTGGACCTGGAGTTCGAGTTCGCCAACCGGATGCTGTCGATGATGGTGGGGCCGGTGTTCAACCAGATCGCCAATACCCTGGTGGATGCCTTCCATGAACGCGCACGGCAGGTCTATGGAAAGCGCTGA
- a CDS encoding RnfH family protein yields MESADRIQVEVAYARPDQQVILPLEVARGTTLRQAIEQSGILEQFPEIDLEQQQLGIFGKLNKPDTELREGDRVEIYRSLIADPKEVRKQRAAAGKKMKKGGGDLDKEG; encoded by the coding sequence ATGGAAAGCGCTGACCGCATCCAGGTGGAGGTGGCCTATGCCCGCCCGGACCAGCAGGTGATTCTGCCGCTGGAGGTGGCGCGCGGGACCACGCTGCGCCAGGCCATCGAGCAGTCCGGCATCCTGGAACAGTTCCCCGAGATCGACCTGGAACAGCAGCAGCTGGGTATTTTCGGCAAGCTCAACAAGCCGGACACCGAACTGCGCGAGGGCGACCGGGTGGAGATCTACCGATCGCTGATCGCCGATCCCAAGGAGGTGCGCAAACAGCGCGCGGCGGCGGGCAAGAAGATGAAGAAGGGCGGCGGGGATCTGGACAAGGAAGGGTGA
- a CDS encoding outer membrane protein assembly factor BamE: MTSLLISGCAGVERLPFVHRVDVQQGNVVEQYDLNRLEPGMDKRQVQLILGTPMVDDTFHADRWDYVYWMQPGRGERESYHVSLRFENDRLSEITGDLRPDPDAPGAEPPQSTTVTVPPQQRKPRGLLSRLWQWITFSQDDELPR; this comes from the coding sequence TTGACAAGCCTGCTGATCAGTGGCTGCGCCGGCGTCGAGCGCCTGCCGTTCGTGCACCGCGTCGACGTCCAGCAGGGCAACGTGGTCGAACAGTACGACCTGAACCGGCTGGAGCCGGGCATGGACAAGCGCCAGGTCCAGCTGATCCTGGGCACGCCGATGGTCGACGACACCTTCCACGCCGACCGCTGGGATTATGTCTACTGGATGCAGCCGGGTCGGGGTGAACGCGAGAGCTACCACGTGAGCCTGCGGTTCGAGAACGACCGGTTGAGCGAGATCACCGGCGACCTGCGGCCGGATCCCGATGCCCCCGGCGCCGAACCGCCGCAGAGCACCACGGTCACGGTACCGCCGCAGCAGCGCAAGCCGCGCGGGCTGCTGTCGCGCCTGTGGCAGTGGATCACCTTCAGCCAGGACGACGAACTGCCGCGCTAG
- the fur gene encoding ferric iron uptake transcriptional regulator, with the protein MKILEILEQNEQRHLSAEDVYKALLEAGEDIGLATVYRVLTQFETAGLVTRHHFEGGHSVFELSQGEHHDHILCVKCGRVDEFVDEVIEERQHKIAEKAGYEMTDHSLYIYGVCEKCRKEG; encoded by the coding sequence ATGAAGATCCTGGAAATTCTGGAACAGAACGAGCAGCGTCACCTCAGTGCCGAGGATGTCTACAAGGCCCTGCTGGAGGCCGGAGAGGATATCGGCCTGGCCACGGTCTACCGGGTTCTGACCCAGTTCGAGACCGCCGGCCTGGTCACGCGCCATCACTTCGAGGGCGGGCATTCGGTGTTCGAGTTGTCCCAGGGCGAGCATCATGACCATATCCTGTGCGTCAAATGCGGCCGGGTGGACGAGTTCGTCGACGAGGTCATCGAGGAACGCCAGCACAAGATCGCCGAGAAGGCCGGTTACGAAATGACCGACCACAGCCTGTACATCTACGGGGTGTGCGAGAAGTGCCGCAAGGAGGGTTAA
- the recN gene encoding DNA repair protein RecN encodes MLTHIHIRDFVIVDELELDFRAGMTVLTGETGAGKSILIDALGLALGDRADTGVIRHGCDRAEVAVLFDLGALPALQQTLEEMDLAAGGECQLRRVILREGRSRAYINGSPVPVQQLRAIGDRLVDIHGQHEHQSLMQRDTQRRLLDSYAGHTDAISRLAAAYRQWRERRQALDELQDAARQRDDRLDLLRFHLDELERLAPAPGEWEAIEAEHRRLAHAGELIERCNQTLGWLYDDELSADGLLSQGVDALERFETVDDRLKGVLELLGTAQVQTREAADELRRFLDRLELDPERLQYLESRIAALQQLARKHRIEPAALPQLLEDTRTELARLEQADQNRDAMAQEITALEQAWREQALGVRRQRRKAAADLGQAITEGMQELGMPGGRFEVQVEALEDEQPSRHGLDRIEFRVSANPGQPPQALARVASGGELSRISLAIQVVAKDAATTPTLVFDEVDSGIGGAIAEVVGRQLRGLGERSQVLCVTHLPQVAAQAHQHYQVHKLTGDDSTRTRIRALSDTERSDEIARMLGGWRSPIPPAGTPRR; translated from the coding sequence ATGCTGACCCACATCCACATCCGCGACTTTGTCATCGTCGACGAACTGGAACTCGATTTCCGTGCCGGCATGACCGTGCTGACCGGCGAGACCGGTGCGGGCAAGTCCATCCTGATCGACGCTCTGGGCCTGGCACTGGGCGACCGTGCCGACACCGGCGTCATCCGCCACGGCTGCGACCGGGCCGAGGTGGCGGTGCTGTTCGACCTCGGCGCCCTGCCTGCACTCCAGCAGACGCTGGAGGAAATGGATCTCGCCGCCGGCGGCGAATGCCAGCTGCGCCGGGTGATTCTGCGCGAGGGCCGCTCGCGCGCCTATATCAACGGCAGCCCGGTGCCGGTACAGCAACTCAGGGCCATCGGCGACCGTCTGGTCGATATCCACGGCCAGCACGAACACCAGTCGCTCATGCAGCGCGACACCCAGCGCAGGCTGCTGGACAGCTACGCCGGCCACACCGACGCCATCAGTCGGCTGGCCGCGGCCTACCGCCAGTGGCGCGAGCGCAGACAGGCCCTGGATGAACTGCAGGACGCCGCCCGTCAGCGCGACGATCGGCTGGACCTGCTGCGCTTCCACCTCGACGAGCTCGAACGCCTGGCGCCCGCCCCCGGCGAGTGGGAGGCGATCGAGGCCGAGCACCGGCGCCTGGCGCATGCCGGCGAACTGATCGAACGCTGCAACCAGACCCTGGGCTGGCTCTATGACGACGAACTCAGCGCCGACGGCCTGCTCAGCCAGGGCGTGGATGCGCTGGAACGCTTCGAGACCGTCGATGACCGGCTGAAAGGCGTACTGGAACTGCTGGGCACGGCTCAGGTCCAGACACGCGAGGCGGCCGACGAACTGCGCCGCTTCCTGGACCGGCTGGAGCTGGACCCGGAGCGGCTGCAGTATCTGGAGAGCCGCATCGCCGCCCTGCAGCAGCTGGCACGCAAGCACCGGATCGAGCCGGCGGCGCTGCCACAGCTGCTGGAGGATACCCGCACCGAACTGGCCCGCCTGGAACAGGCCGACCAGAACCGCGACGCCATGGCACAGGAAATCACCGCACTGGAGCAGGCCTGGCGCGAGCAGGCCCTGGGGGTGCGCAGGCAGCGGCGCAAGGCGGCCGCCGATCTGGGCCAGGCCATTACCGAGGGGATGCAGGAACTGGGCATGCCGGGTGGGCGCTTCGAGGTGCAGGTCGAAGCGCTCGAGGACGAGCAGCCGAGCCGACATGGCCTGGACCGGATCGAGTTCCGGGTCAGCGCCAACCCGGGCCAGCCGCCGCAAGCCCTGGCCAGGGTCGCTTCAGGCGGCGAACTCTCCCGCATCAGCCTCGCCATCCAGGTGGTGGCCAAGGATGCCGCCACGACCCCCACGCTGGTATTCGATGAGGTCGACAGCGGCATCGGCGGCGCCATTGCAGAGGTGGTGGGCCGCCAGCTGCGCGGCCTGGGCGAACGCAGCCAGGTGCTGTGCGTGACCCATCTGCCGCAGGTCGCCGCCCAGGCCCACCAGCACTACCAGGTGCACAAGCTCACCGGCGACGACAGCACCCGCACCCGCATCCGTGCGCTCAGCGACACCGAGCGCAGCGACGAGATCGCCCGCATGCTGGGGGGATGGAGATCACCGATTCCACCCGCCGGCACGCCGAGGAGATGA
- a CDS encoding NAD(+) kinase: MHNEFSRIGLISKTGDPRVRDTLHRLITYLRGRGLEILLEADMRERIDTGDLPLLERPALAGACDLAIVVGGDGTMLNAARDLAPAGVALIGINLGRLGFMTDILPEDMTDDLDRILSGQYREESRTLLHARVLRGDQVVNASDALNDVVVHKWDIARMIELEVHIDGNLLSTQRADGLIVCTPTGSTAYALSGGGPILHPRLDAFGLVPICPHSLNNRPIVIDDAAIIDIGLHGDDTQAQVTCDGQVNFTLMPGDRVRVCRHEHQLRLIHTPGYDYFGILQRKFGWGVHS, encoded by the coding sequence ATGCACAACGAATTTTCCCGGATCGGCCTGATCAGCAAAACCGGCGACCCGCGGGTGCGCGACACCCTGCACCGGCTCATCACCTACCTGCGCGGACGCGGGCTGGAGATCCTGCTGGAGGCCGACATGCGCGAACGCATCGACACCGGCGACCTGCCGCTGCTGGAGCGCCCGGCCCTGGCCGGCGCCTGCGACCTGGCCATCGTGGTCGGGGGCGACGGCACCATGCTCAACGCCGCCCGCGACCTGGCCCCGGCCGGCGTGGCCCTGATCGGCATCAACCTGGGACGGCTGGGCTTCATGACCGACATCCTGCCCGAGGACATGACGGATGATCTGGACCGGATCCTCAGCGGCCAGTACCGCGAGGAATCCCGCACCCTGCTGCATGCCCGCGTCCTGCGCGGGGACCAGGTGGTCAACGCAAGCGATGCACTGAACGACGTGGTGGTGCACAAGTGGGATATCGCCCGCATGATCGAACTGGAGGTGCACATCGACGGCAACCTGCTCAGCACCCAGCGCGCCGATGGTCTGATCGTGTGCACCCCCACCGGATCGACCGCCTATGCCCTGTCCGGCGGCGGGCCCATCCTGCACCCGCGGCTGGATGCCTTCGGTCTGGTGCCCATCTGTCCGCACAGCCTGAACAACCGCCCCATTGTCATCGACGATGCCGCCATCATCGATATCGGTCTGCACGGGGACGATACCCAGGCCCAGGTCACCTGCGACGGCCAGGTCAATTTCACCCTGATGCCAGGCGATCGGGTACGGGTATGCCGACACGAACACCAGCTGCGCCTGATCCATACGCCGGGCTATGATTATTTCGGCATCCTGCAGCGCAAGTTCGGCTGGGGCGTGCATTCGTGA
- the hrcA gene encoding heat-inducible transcriptional repressor HrcA: protein MSRQPPTELMNERAQHLLRVLIDRYIREGEPVGSRTLARDSRLDLSPATVRNVMSDLEEMGFVAAPHTSAGRIPTVQGYRLFVDSLLNIQPLDSVQVEQLRQELWAEETDSGRLIETASNLLSDITRMAGVVTLPRREHVALRRIDFLPLSQNRILVILVINEKEVQNRIIQTERTFSASELETISNFLNAHFAGKDIHAVRTHLIDEMQQARQDMNDLMMSVVSVAEKVFSGEDSDEEDYVLAGQTNLMQFRELSDVEKLRELFEAFNRKRDILHLLDKCICANGVQLFIGEESGYQVLDECSLVTAPYSVEGEVIGVLGVIGPTRMAYDRIIPIVDATARLLGAALNSRN, encoded by the coding sequence ATGAGCAGGCAGCCTCCCACCGAGTTGATGAACGAACGCGCCCAGCACCTGCTGCGGGTGCTGATCGACCGTTATATCCGTGAGGGTGAGCCGGTCGGCTCGCGTACCCTGGCGCGGGACTCGCGTCTGGACCTGAGTCCGGCCACGGTGCGCAACGTCATGTCCGACCTGGAGGAGATGGGCTTCGTCGCCGCGCCGCATACCTCGGCCGGCCGCATCCCGACGGTGCAGGGCTACCGCCTGTTCGTCGACAGCCTGCTCAACATCCAGCCGCTGGACTCGGTGCAGGTCGAGCAGCTGCGCCAGGAACTGTGGGCCGAGGAGACCGATTCCGGGCGCCTGATCGAGACCGCCTCCAACCTGCTCTCGGACATCACCCGGATGGCCGGGGTGGTGACCCTGCCGCGGCGCGAGCACGTCGCGCTGCGGCGGATCGACTTCCTGCCGCTGTCGCAGAACCGGATCCTGGTGATCCTGGTGATCAACGAGAAGGAGGTCCAGAACCGCATCATCCAGACCGAGCGCACCTTCAGTGCCTCGGAACTGGAGACCATTTCCAATTTCCTCAATGCCCACTTCGCCGGCAAGGACATCCACGCAGTGCGCACCCACCTGATCGACGAGATGCAGCAGGCGCGCCAGGACATGAACGACCTGATGATGTCGGTGGTCTCGGTGGCCGAAAAGGTGTTCTCCGGCGAGGACAGCGACGAGGAGGACTATGTCCTGGCCGGCCAGACCAACCTGATGCAGTTCCGCGAGCTGTCCGACGTGGAGAAGCTGCGCGAGTTGTTCGAGGCCTTCAACCGCAAACGTGACATCCTGCACCTGCTGGATAAGTGCATCTGCGCCAACGGGGTGCAGCTGTTCATCGGTGAGGAGTCCGGTTACCAGGTGCTGGACGAGTGCAGCCTGGTGACCGCCCCCTATTCGGTCGAGGGCGAGGTCATCGGGGTGCTGGGCGTGATCGGGCCCACCCGCATGGCCTACGACCGCATCATCCCCATCGTCGACGCCACCGCCCGTCTCCTGGGCGCGGCCTTGAATTCCAGGAACTGA
- the grpE gene encoding nucleotide exchange factor GrpE, with the protein MSDQEKVTTEANADAGDEEAPAAAAPGDAGARPEEMQALLEDARNKADEHWNQCIRLQAELDNLRKRAERDVANAHKFALEKFANDLLPVRDSLEMGIAAAGEGNEVDPVKLREGSELTLKMLADSMARFGIQQIDPQGQKFNPEYHEAMSMQERSDVEPNTVVTVIQKGYTLNDRLIRPAMVMVSRAPAQDSPQIDERA; encoded by the coding sequence ATGTCCGACCAGGAGAAGGTGACGACCGAGGCCAATGCGGACGCAGGCGACGAGGAGGCACCTGCGGCCGCGGCGCCGGGCGACGCCGGGGCCCGGCCCGAGGAGATGCAGGCCCTGCTCGAGGATGCCCGCAACAAGGCCGACGAACACTGGAATCAGTGCATCCGCCTGCAGGCCGAACTGGACAACCTGCGCAAGCGCGCCGAGCGCGACGTGGCCAATGCCCACAAGTTCGCCCTGGAGAAATTCGCCAACGACCTGCTGCCGGTCAGGGACAGCCTGGAGATGGGTATAGCCGCCGCCGGCGAGGGCAACGAGGTCGACCCGGTCAAGCTGAGGGAGGGTTCCGAGCTCACCCTGAAGATGCTGGCCGACAGCATGGCCCGGTTCGGGATCCAGCAGATCGATCCCCAGGGCCAGAAGTTCAATCCCGAATACCACGAGGCCATGTCGATGCAGGAACGCAGCGATGTCGAGCCCAACACCGTGGTCACCGTCATCCAGAAGGGCTACACCCTCAACGACCGGCTGATCCGCCCGGCCATGGTGATGGTGTCGCGGGCCCCGGCCCAGGATTCGCCGCAAATCGATGAACGTGCTTGA